In Mustelus asterias chromosome 16, sMusAst1.hap1.1, whole genome shotgun sequence, one DNA window encodes the following:
- the gpr151 gene encoding G-protein coupled receptor 151 has translation MEKVPVQANHFSSNGSEGAAHWAGGYQDIHSKELRVAIPVTLAGICLVGFAGNFLVFAVLINNARRGKTSMINSLILNLSVADLLLLLLSAPLRALALSSSAWTLGWFVCKSADWFLHSCLASKSFTTAVLAKACFMYVSHPSKAVQIRHRRIAALLAAIWALALLLPSPQWLCASLQVGPGGQLACVCRPAGSTLQVVFAKLYPVLVYCVPLLCTFLYHCRALRRCRRRASKSHNPRSHARASRLTLMLFSSSLAFAALCAPEWLVWLWLRHSGSGHAAAPPALALLAQVLLFSLSSVQPLIFVALSEEFKEGFLALWKGLVAGQPPRASPAAAASSQRRQSSTPAPVPAPVPDRLEKSVQVPEPDKAESPASKTANLVLTDMEQFWHDRQNTAAAAGEDPIPWEHQEGSACPEGSAKM, from the coding sequence ATGGAGAAAGTGCCAGTGCAGGCCAACCATTTCAGCTCCAATGGCTCGGAGGGCGCTGCCCACTGGGCTGGGGGCTATCAGGACATCCACTCCAAGGAGCTGAGAGTGGCCATCCCGGTCACGCTGGCGGGCATCTGCTTGGTGGGCTTCGCCGGGAACTTCCTGGTCTTCGCTGTGCTGATCAACAACGCCAGGAGGGGCAAGACTTCCATGATCAACTCGCTGATCCTGAACCTGAGCGTGGCGgacctgttgctgctgctgctgagcgCCCCGCTCCGGGCGCTGGCTCTCTCCAGCTCCGCCTGGACCCTGGGCTGGTTCGTCTGCAAGTCCGCCGACTGGTTCCTGCACAGCTGCCTGGCCAGCAAGAGCTTCACCACGGCCGTGCTGGCCAAAGCCTGCTTCATGTACGTGAGCCACCCGTCCAAAGCGGTGCAGATCCGGCACCGGCGGATCGCCGCGCTGCTGGCTGCCATCTGGGCACTGGCGCTGCTGCTGCCCAGCCCGCAGTGGCTGTGTGCCAGCCTGCAGGTCGGCCCGGGGGGCCAGCTGGCGTGTGTGTGCCGGCCAGCGGGCTCCACTCTGCAGGTGGTGTTTGCCAAGCTGTACCCGGTGCTGGTGTACTGCGTGCCGCTGCTCTGCACCTTCCTGTACCACTGCAGGGCTCTCCGGCGCTGCAGGCGGCGCGCCAGCAAGAGCCACAACCCGCGGAGCCACGCCCGGGCCAGCCGCCTCACCCTCATGCTCTTCAGCTCCAGCCTGGCCTTCGCCGCCCTCTGCGCCCCCGAGTGGCTGGTGTGGCTGTGGCTCAGGCACTCGGGCTCGGGCCATGCGGCCGctccgcccgccctcgccctgcTAGCCCAGGTGCTGCTCTTCAGCCTCTCGTCCGTCCAGCCGCTCATCTTCGTGGCCCTGTCCGAGGAGTTCAAGGAGGGCTTCCTGGCGCTCTGGAAGGGGCTGGTGGCCGGCCAGCCTCCCCGAGCCTCCCCGGCAGCGGCGGCATCCAGCCAACGGCGGCAGAGCAGCACCCCAGCCCCGGTTCCAGCCCCCGTCCCGGACCGGCTGGAGAAATCCGTGCAGGTCCCCGAGCCGGACAAGGCGGAGAGCCCGGCCAGCAAGACCGCCAACCTGGTCCTCACCGACATGGAACAGTTCTGGCACGACCGGCAGAACACTGCCGCCGCTGCAGGGGAAGATCCCATCCCCTGGGAGCACCAGGAGGGTTCAGCTTGTCCcgagggcagtgccaagatgtga